From Catharus ustulatus isolate bCatUst1 chromosome 24, bCatUst1.pri.v2, whole genome shotgun sequence, the proteins below share one genomic window:
- the TMEM269 gene encoding transmembrane protein 269 — MWMVSPPVGIFQSTKKLVLSEQAGRGRALEFLRKNAANGLSVANLLAGLSSILCSVNRQYQYSCWLLFLGFLLDLADGAVARQLDACSALGAKLDDFADFTTFGLGTALLLQPQGVLGGLLTLAYVLAVFARLCFFSSGIPFTYRGLPCPYASALLASTFLLTGGHVALLRIAAAAMILFMADCGCYPHDRVLESQLWKKLVYAGGVLAVLLAPTAVAAVYCLTWAMSYIVFPFALWSCKA, encoded by the exons atgtgGATGGTGTCACCGCCGGTCG GTATTTTCCAGTCCACCAAGAAGCTGGTGCTGAGCGAGCAAGCGGGACGGGGACGGGCACTGGAATTCCTCCGGAAAAATGCGGCCAACGGGCTCTCCGTGGCCAACCTCCTGGCTGGGCTTTCCTCCATCCTCTGCAGTGTCAACAG GCAATACCAGTactcctgctggctgctgttccTGGGCTTCCTGCTGGATCTGGCCGACGGGGCCGTGGCTCGGCAGCTTGATGCCTGCTCGGCACTGG GTGCCAAGCTGGATGACTTTGCTGATTTCACCACATTTGGGCTGGGCACAGCGCTgttgctgcagccccagggtgtgctgggggGATTGCTGACCCTTGCCTACGTGCTGGCTGTCTTTGCCCGCCTCTGCTTCTTCTCCAGTG GGATCCCCTTCACCTACCGAGGGCTGCCCTGCCCCTATGCCTCAGCGCTGCTGGCCAGCACCTTCCTGCTCACTGGAGGACATGTGGCCCTGCTCCGCATCGCCGCGGCTGCCATGATCCTGTTCATGGCCGACTGCGGCTGCTATCCCCACGACAGGGTGCTGGAGTCACAGCTCTGGAAGAAACTGGTTTATGCTGGAG GGGTGTTGGCTGTCCTGCTGGCACCGACGGCGGTGGCTGCAGTTTACTGCCTGACCTGGGCCATGTCCTACATCGTCTTCCCCTTCGCCCTCTGGAGCTGCAAGGCCTGA
- the CELA3B gene encoding chymotrypsin-like elastase family member 3B: MAAMLSLVLLLVAGGVRAAVLPDSRVVNGQDAEPYSWPWQISLQYERDGTFRHTCGGTLIAANWVMTAAHCISNSRTYQVVLGEYDMSAGEGPEQRIPVNSDDIFVHPKWLSFCAACGNDIALMKLQRPAVLSAEVQVGRLPPAGSILPNGYPCVLSGWGRLTTGGSLPDRLQQAELPVVDYEHCTQPDWWGAVAIRQTMICAGGAEKAGCNGDSGGPLNCQAEDGTWEVHGIASFVSALGCNAAKKPTVFTRVSAFEDWIAETMRDN; the protein is encoded by the exons ATGGCCGCGATGCTGAGCCTcgtcctgctgctggtggccgGCG GTGTCCGCGCTGCGGTGCTGCCGGACTCCCGGGTGGTCAATGGGCAAGATGCAGAGCCCTACAGCTGGCCCTggcag ATCTCGCTGCAATACGAGCGGGACGGCACCTTCCGCCACACCTGCGGGGGAACCTTGATCGCTGCCAACTGGGTGATGACGGCCGCGCACTGCATCTC CAACTCCCGCACGTACCAGGTGGTGCTGGGCGAGTACGACATGAGTGCCGGGGAGGGCCCCGAGCAGCGCATCCCCGTAAACTCCGATGACATATTCGTGCACCCCAAGTGGCTCAGCTTCTGCGCGGCCTGTGG CAATGACATCGCCCTGATGAAGCTGCAGCGCCCGGCGGTGCTCTCGGCGGAGGTGCAGGTGGGGCGGCTGCCACCCGCCGGCTCCATCCTGCCCAACGGGTACCCCTGCGTGCTCAGCGGCTGGGGACGGCTGACCA CTGGGGGGTCACTGCCGGACcggctgcagcaggcagagctgcctgtggtGGACTATGAGCACTGTACCCAGCCTGACTGGTGGGGAGCTGTGGCCATCCGCCAAACCATGATCTGTGCTGGCGGCGCCGAGAAGGCCGGATGCAAT GGTGATTCCGGGGGCCCCCTGAACTGCCAGGCTGAGGATGGGACCTGGGAGGTCCATGGCATCGCCAGCTTTGTGTCGGCCCTGGGCTGCAATGCCGCCAAGAAACCCACTGTATTCACCCGTGTGTCCGCCTTCGAGGACTGGATTGCAGAG ACCATGAGAGACAACTGA